The genomic segment GCTCCCCGCCGGAGAGCTCGAAGGGCCGGTGATGCATTCTCGGCTTCAAGCCTACCTGTTCGAGCGCCTGGATCGCCGCAGCTTTCCGGTCCTCCTTGGCGCTCGCGCTGATCCGGAGCACGAACTCTACGTTCTCGTAGGCGGACATGAGCGGGAACAAGGCAAACGATTGGAAAACGAGTCCGATCTCTTGACGCCGCAGCTTGTCCCGCTCGCCGTCGCTCATCGCCGTGACATCCCGGCCCGCGAACGCGATCTTGCCCTCGGTAGGCCGGTCGAGCGCGCCCAGCAGGTTGATCAGCGTCGTCTTGCCCGAGCCCGAACGGCCTTTGAGCACGACAAGCTTGCCGGCGGGGATCGAGAGATCGATTCCCTTCAATACCTCGACGGTCCCCTGACCGCTGTTGAAGGCGCGTTTCAGACCGGAAACGCTTACAATGCTTGCATCTGTTGGCTGCAAGGAACGCTCCACACCTTTCGCAAAAAGCCGTCGCGCCGGACGAATAGAGGAAGGGATTCGATTCGACAAGTGTCGGCATCGCCGCCATCTAGTGTTGATGATGGCAATATTATACAATGGCGGATCGTCGTGCACTATAACCAATCTTCCTATCCTCAGGCGTTTTTTTATGGTTTATAGGCGGAGGGAGCGTTTTTCGCAAAATAAGCAGTGCGAAACCTAACGTTTTTTGACTATGGTCTGTTGTTTTTGGTCTAGGAAGCGTCCTGCGATTTTTTTAAAATTACAACTATCGGGAAATGAAAGCGCTTCAGAACGAGGAACCGTTAAAGGCAAGCCATCAGAACCTGCTCCTCCGCCTTTACAACAGGAAGGGAATGATGTCCATGGACGCAAGGGTCGACCGCAAGGGAAAGCGAACGCGCTGGCGCAAGCACGATACCGAGCTGACGCTGCTCGCGCTCCCCACCGCCATCTGGTACGTTCTGTTTTGTTTTTTGCCGATGTTCGGCGTCATTATCGCTTTCAAGGACTTCAGGATCCACGGTAATTTTGTCCACAATGTCTTTAACAGCGCGTGGGTAGGCTTCAAGAACTTCGAATTTCTTTTCAAATCGAACGACGCCTGGATCGTCATTCGCAACACGATCGGCTACAACATCATCTTTATTATTCTGGGCATCGCGGTCCCCGTCACGCTCGCGCTCATGGTCGGACAGCTGCATAGCCGCAAGGCGGCCAAGGTTTATCAGACGATGATGTTCCTGCCTTACTTCCTCTCCTGGGTCGTCGTATCCGCCGTCGTCTGGGCGTTCCTGAGCTACGACAAGGGCATCTTCAACCAATTTTTGTCCGACTTCGGCCGAAGTCCCAAGAACTGGTACATGGAAGCGTCCTACTGGCCCTATTTTCTCGTGTTCATGAATATGTGGAAAGGTCTCGGATACGGGATGGTCATCTATCTGGCGACGATCACGAGCATGGATTCGACCTATTACGAGGCGGCCGTCATCGACGGCGCGACCAAGTGGCAGCAGACCCGATATATTACGCTCCCCTTGATGAAGTTCGTCATCGTGCTGATGTTCATCCTCGCGGTCGGCCACATTTTTTCCACGGACTTCGGCCTCTTTTTCCAGGTGCCGCGAGATTCCAACTCTCTGTATAACGTGACGACGACGGTAGACGTGCTCGTATTCAAGCAGCTCAAGACCGCGACGGTCGGCATGGCTTCCGCCTCTTCCTTCCTGCAGTCGGTGCTGGGCTGCGCGATGATACTGACCGCGAACTGGGTCGTTCGCAGAGTCGATCCCGATAGCGCGATGATCTAGAGAGGAGGCAACCACATGTCCACGCAAACGAGCTACGATTCCGGTCTTGATAAATTCAATCGAATCGGCAGAGGAACGAACGTCATCTTTCACCTGATCTTTATTCTGTTGGCGCTGCTGTGCCTCATCCCCGTCGTGGTGGTGCTGTCCATCTCGCTGTCCGACGAGTCTTCCATTCGCGAGAGCGGTTACCATATCCTGCCGACGGTCCTGTCCGGGGATGCCTACAACTATATCGTGAAGCAGGGCTCGATGATGACGCGGGCGCTCGGCGTCTCCGTGCTCGTCACGGCAGCGGGCACGCTGATCGGCGTGCTGCTCACCACGTCGATGGGCTACGTGCTGTCGCGTCCGAACTACAAGCTGAACGGGCTGCTGACGTGGATCGTGTTTATCCCGATGATTTTTAACGGCGGCCTGGTGTCCAGCTATTACATCAATTCGTCGCTGCTGGGGCTTAAGAACACGATCTGGGCGCTCATTCTGCCGCTCGCGGTGTCTTCCTTTAATGTCATCATCTGCAGAACCTTTTTCAAATCGACGATTCCGGACGGCTTGATCGAATCGGCCGAGATCGACGGCGCCGGACAGTTCCGCATCTACTTCACGATCGTGCTGCCGATCTCTCTGCCCGTCCTGGCGACGATCGGACTATTCCTCTGCTTCTCGTACTGGAACGACTGGTTCCAGTCACTGCTCTATATCGACGACCAGAACCTGTATTCGCTGCAGGCGCTGCTGAACAGCCTGATGAGCAACGTCGACGCGTTGGCGAGGAACGCTTCGACGATGGGCGTCAGCTATGCGCAGCTCGTCGCCACGATGCCCAAGGAATCGGCGCGCATGGCGGTCGCGATCATCATCGTCCTGCCGGTCGCGCTGGCCTATCCGTTCTTTCAGAAATACTTCATATCCGGCCTGACGGTAGGCGCCGTCAAGGGATAAGCGCGAAATAAGCCCGGACGTCTCGGGTTTATCATATCAGCCATACAGGTACACGCTTAAATGACACGAGGGAGGAAATACGATGAAATCATTCATGAAATCCCCGCTCTTAATCGGCGCAGCCGCGCTGGCAATGACCGGCCTGGCCGGGTGCTCCAAATCGGACAACAACAATGGCGCGAACGGCGCGGCAGCCAGCTCGTCGGCGGCGTCCACGGCGTCTGCCTCATCCGCGGCGTCTAGCGCGCCCGCCACGAAGTCCGGCGATATCCCCACGCTCGTATGGTGGACGATCGGCGGGCAAATACCGGCCAACTACGACAAGGCCATCGAGAAGATCAACGATTATACGGCCGAGAAGATCGGCGTCAAGATCGATCTCCGCGTCGCCGGGTGGGGCGAATGGGATACCAAGATCAACACGATCGTCAACGCCGGCGAACCTTTTGACATCATGTTCACGAATAACGGCAAATACAACCAGCAGGTCAACATGGGCGCGTTCGCCGACATTACCGATCTCGTGCAGAGCGCGACCCCGGAATTGAACAGCCTGGTGCCGAAGATGGTGTGGGACGGAACCAGGATCGGCGGCAAAATCTATGCGGTGCCGACTTACAAGGATTCGTCCGCGACCCAGTACTGGGTATTCGACGATGCGCTCGTGAAGAAGTACAACATCGATCTCGCCGGAATCAAGACGATGCAGGACCTGGATAAACCGTTCCGCGACATTAAGGCCGGCGAAGGCAAGAGCTACTACCCGCTGTCCTTGACGCAAGGCGAGGGGTTCAACGGTTTCTTTAACGCCTACGACGATATGACGCTCGGGTTCGCGCCGATCGGCGTCAAGACCGACGATGCCTCGCGCAAGGTCGTCTCCGTGCTGGAGCAGCCGGATACGATGGCCAACCTGAAGCTGATGCACCAATGGTACCAGGACGGCATCATCAATCCGGACGCGCCGACCAAGATCGAAGCGGATCCGTACCGTCCGTTCTTCAGCGCGCAGGCATTCCCCGGCGCCGAAGTGAACTGGCAGATCAACGCGGGCATCGAGAAATACGACATGGTGCAAATAGCGGGCCCGATCTATACGACCAGCACGATCCAGGGCTCGATGAACGCGATCTCCGCCAACTCGAAGTACAAGGAAGAGGCGCTGAAGTATTTGCAGTTGGTCAACACCGACTCCAAGCTGCGCAACATGCTGGCCTTTGGCGAAGAGGGCGTCGACTTCGATTATGTCAGTGACAAGGTCGTCGAGCGGAAAACCGATACTTGGCCGCTGGCTGCGTATACGCAAGGCACGTTCTTCAACCTGGCCGTCACCAAGGGCGCGCCGGAAGATCAGTGGGATCAGGTGCGCAAGCTGAACGAAGCCGCGACCTCTTCCACGATTCTCGGATTTGCGCTTGACCTCACCGATCTGGCCACAGAAGTCGCCAACGTGAAGTCCGTCTGGAGCAAATACAGCTATGAGCTGGTGACCGGCGCTTCCGATCCGGAGAAGCAAGTGCCGAAAATCGCGGATGAGCTGCGGAAGGCCGGCATGGATAAGATCATTCAGTCCGCGCAGGCGCAAATCGACGCCTACTTCAAAGCCTAAGTCTAAAAACGGATAAAATGAGCCCGAACGCGCCTCTTTGGACGTTCGGGTTTTCCGGTCTTGCATCCGGCGGGCACGAGGATTGATTTATCCGAAGCATACGGTATATGGTTAGACTATGACTTCGTCAAAAGTCCGACAGCAAGGGAGCGCCGCATGTTTTCCTTTTTTCAAATCCAAATCTATCGCGGCAAGTTCATTGCGTTTGCGGTTTTTGCGTTTCTTATGGGGCTGGGCTTAAGCGCGCTGGCCACCTACGTGTTGTTGGAGCAATGGCTCGAGAATGCGAAAAGTCAGTCCGAAGACTCCTTTTACAGGGTGGAGAGCGCCCTTCAGAACGATTCCGAGCGGATCGACGCCTACCTGCAGCGGGTTTACTCCAACAGCGGCCTCGTGGCCGACGTTCGCTATTTTCTGGGCAACAGCGCGGAAGGCTATCTGACGGTCAGGCTCCAGAACAGCCGCTACGATCAGACGCTCGTCTCGTTTCCGGAGGATATGAAGGCTTTTCTGGGCAACGGCGGACAGAACCGCATCGTGCAGGTGAGCCTGCATACCGGGGAACAAGGCAACGTCGTGCGCTTCGGCAGCAGCGGCGGCACGAGCTTCAAGTTCAACGTGCCGAACACGGACGATCTGTTCCGGGAGACGATCCAACGCGGATTCGTCATTCGCAAGCAGCTGCTCGATCCGAACCAAATCTCGCGCCAGCTCGG from the Cohnella hashimotonis genome contains:
- a CDS encoding ABC transporter permease, which produces MDARVDRKGKRTRWRKHDTELTLLALPTAIWYVLFCFLPMFGVIIAFKDFRIHGNFVHNVFNSAWVGFKNFEFLFKSNDAWIVIRNTIGYNIIFIILGIAVPVTLALMVGQLHSRKAAKVYQTMMFLPYFLSWVVVSAVVWAFLSYDKGIFNQFLSDFGRSPKNWYMEASYWPYFLVFMNMWKGLGYGMVIYLATITSMDSTYYEAAVIDGATKWQQTRYITLPLMKFVIVLMFILAVGHIFSTDFGLFFQVPRDSNSLYNVTTTVDVLVFKQLKTATVGMASASSFLQSVLGCAMILTANWVVRRVDPDSAMI
- a CDS encoding ABC transporter ATP-binding protein; amino-acid sequence: MERSLQPTDASIVSVSGLKRAFNSGQGTVEVLKGIDLSIPAGKLVVLKGRSGSGKTTLINLLGALDRPTEGKIAFAGRDVTAMSDGERDKLRRQEIGLVFQSFALFPLMSAYENVEFVLRISASAKEDRKAAAIQALEQVGLKPRMHHRPFELSGGEQQRTAIARAIAHKPRLLLADEPTAELDSKTGLHIIKLFRDLVEQHGLSIVMTTHDPAIMEIVDHIYELEDGQIVSQV
- a CDS encoding carbohydrate ABC transporter permease, producing the protein MSTQTSYDSGLDKFNRIGRGTNVIFHLIFILLALLCLIPVVVVLSISLSDESSIRESGYHILPTVLSGDAYNYIVKQGSMMTRALGVSVLVTAAGTLIGVLLTTSMGYVLSRPNYKLNGLLTWIVFIPMIFNGGLVSSYYINSSLLGLKNTIWALILPLAVSSFNVIICRTFFKSTIPDGLIESAEIDGAGQFRIYFTIVLPISLPVLATIGLFLCFSYWNDWFQSLLYIDDQNLYSLQALLNSLMSNVDALARNASTMGVSYAQLVATMPKESARMAVAIIIVLPVALAYPFFQKYFISGLTVGAVKG
- a CDS encoding ABC transporter substrate-binding protein, yielding MKSFMKSPLLIGAAALAMTGLAGCSKSDNNNGANGAAASSSAASTASASSAASSAPATKSGDIPTLVWWTIGGQIPANYDKAIEKINDYTAEKIGVKIDLRVAGWGEWDTKINTIVNAGEPFDIMFTNNGKYNQQVNMGAFADITDLVQSATPELNSLVPKMVWDGTRIGGKIYAVPTYKDSSATQYWVFDDALVKKYNIDLAGIKTMQDLDKPFRDIKAGEGKSYYPLSLTQGEGFNGFFNAYDDMTLGFAPIGVKTDDASRKVVSVLEQPDTMANLKLMHQWYQDGIINPDAPTKIEADPYRPFFSAQAFPGAEVNWQINAGIEKYDMVQIAGPIYTTSTIQGSMNAISANSKYKEEALKYLQLVNTDSKLRNMLAFGEEGVDFDYVSDKVVERKTDTWPLAAYTQGTFFNLAVTKGAPEDQWDQVRKLNEAATSSTILGFALDLTDLATEVANVKSVWSKYSYELVTGASDPEKQVPKIADELRKAGMDKIIQSAQAQIDAYFKA